The following is a genomic window from Chloracidobacterium sp..
GCTCGAGCGCATATATTAGAAGGCCTCAATAAGGCCATCGACGCTCTCGACCACATAATTCCGCTCATTAGGAATTCGCGCAGCGTGGACGAGGCCCGCCGTTGGCTTACCGCCGATTTTTCGACACTCGATGAGGTTCAGAAATGGCGCGGCATCGCCGGAAGCAAAACCGACGAACAGTTCAGAAAAGAGCTGCGCAAGATCATTGCGAGCCTTGAATTCAGCGAGATACAAGCCCAGGCGATCCTCGACCTGCAGCTTCGCAGGCTGTCGGCCCTTGAGCGGCAAAAGATCCTCGACGAGTACGAAGAGATCATCCGCTACATTGCCGAGCTTGAGAATATCCTTGCCAATGAGAGCGTCCTGCGGCAAGTGATAATCGACGAATTGAGCGAGATCAAAAAGGCCTACGGTGATGCACGCCGGACGACCATCGTCGATGCGGGCGTCGATCTCAAGATCGAGGACCTCATTGCTGACGAAGAGGTCGCCATAACGGTCACGAAGGCCGGCTATATCAAACGCACACCTGTATCGACCTATTCACGGCAGGGCCGCGGCGGCAAGGGAAGGCTTGGTGCGACCGCGAAGAATGATGACTTTGTCGAGCATCTTTTTACCGCGTCAACGCACGATGCTCTGATGATCTTTACCGATGACGGCCAGGTCTTCAAGATCAAGGTGCACGAGATCCCGGAAGCGGCGGCCGCCGCCCGCGGCAAGGCAGTTGTCAACCTTGTGCAGCTCTCTCAGGAGCGTAAGATGGTCGCGACAATGGCGGTTCGGGACTTTACGGAAGAGATATATCTGACGATGGTCACGCGGAACGGCGTTATCAAGAAGACCGCACTTCGCGAGTTCCAGAATATTCGTGCGAACGGCATCAATGCCATCAATATCGATGAGGGCGACGAGCTGATCGAGGTAATTCGCACCGACGGCAAGCAGCACATCTTTGTCGCAACGCACGACGGAATGGCTGTCCGCTTCAAGGAAACCGATGTGCGGCCGATGGGACGCGCGGCACGCGGTGTCCGCGGAGTGAACTTGCGCGGCGGTGATTATGTCGTATCTGTTTGTGCCGTCCTGCCGGACGGCTCCGAGAAGGTTCTATCGGTGTCAGAAAAAGGCTTTGGCAAGCAAACGACCGTTGACAGTTATCGGCTGACCAAGCGTGGCGGCATCGGCGTCATCAATATGAAGACGACGGACAAGACCGGCAAGGTCGTTGCCGCATTCCCCGTAGCCGACGACAGCGAGATAATGATAATCACGCAGCAGGCAAAGCTGATCCGGCTCGGCGTTGACAAGATACGCGAAACGGGCCGCAGCGCACAGGGCGTTACGCTTATCAAGTGCGGCGAGGACGACCTTGTTACAAGCGCGTCGCTGCTCGCCGCGGATGAGGAGTAGCGGATTGCCTCAGAAGCAGCTCCATTGATTGCCGATGACCATTGCGGGAGCTCCGCTTCCGCCGCCTTGGCAAGGCGTTGTGTTGCGGCGGCAGTCGCTGCAATAGACCAGCGAACCGTTCGCCTTGCCTTGCGGGAGCGTATTTACCGGCATGGGTGCGAGCTGAAGCGGCGCACCCATCTTCGTGTCATAGCCGAAATAGGTCGGATGGCCTGTTACCGAACCTTCGGACGGCTGGCCGGTCATAAAGATCACCGAAGCCTTATCAAAATTATTCTTTCCGTAATTTTGACATCCCACGATGTAGCCGTCGTAGCAAAAACGATCACCCGTTGAATATACCCGCAGTCTGTCATCGGTGCGAAAGGTATTGCCAAGATAATAACTTCCCGTTGAAACAAGCGTACGACGGCCTTTGAATACGATCGGGTCGCCGAAGATCGAGTTGACGATGGTGATCGGGAACGTGTAATCGCCCGCCAGCGGATTGTTCACCTCGTTGAATACGATCGAATTGGTCATCGCCTCGGTCTGCGAGCCGATGATCGTGGTCGGCCCGCTGTCGAGAATGTCGATGAACGTGCCGCCGAGTGCACCGGGGAAGCCGCCGCCAAAAGTATCCTCGATCAGCACAAGGCCGACGCGTTCGAAGTGCATCGAGTTCGCGGCTTGTCCGGGGCCTCTCTTCGGATTAGTAAAGAATGAGCCGGTGATCTTCCAGTCGGTATTGCGGGCGTTGACCCAGATGCCGGCATCACGATTCATCACAAAACGACAGGCATTGACCTTTATGTAGTCGATCTGCCAATTGAGGTTCGTTTGCGGCAATCCGTAAGCGTGGATGCCGCGATTGAAGTTCGAGAACGACACGCGGTCGAAATTAAAGCCTTGCGACGTGTTCCATGCACCCATCATCTCGATGCCGCTCGTGCCGTCGCTGCTGTCGGAGTACAGTTCGAGGTCGCGAAGCGTAACATGCTCGGTACACTCGCCCACACGCAGAAGAGCGGTGCCGGAGCGTGTGAGCCTAAGCCTCGCGGGATTCTTGCGCGTAATGTTGCTTGTTGCCGCGAGCGAATGAAGGCCGTTCGTGCCTTGGATAATGATGCCGGAAGGTACCGTTACCGCGGAAGTTATGACGTAATCGCCGTCCGGTATGGTAAGCGTGCCGCCGTTGTTCGATCCAATGGCCGCCATTGCGCTCTTGAACGCAGCAGTGTCATCGGTCATACCGTCGCCCGCCGCGCCGAAGTCGCGTATATTAAAAAAGCCCCGCGTCCGTTCATCGGACAAAGCAAGTATGGTGTACGATATCGGGCCCGAATATCTGTCGCCCTGAAAGGAAACTTTGTACTGCTTGTCCTCGCCCTCAAAACACCACTTCTTATCGCCGGCATTGCTCAGTAACGCCGTTGACGCGCTCGTTTGCCGAAGCGAACCGGCGCTGCCGCCGCACGGCCGTATCTTCATCTGTGTCGAAGGATCAAGGTCGGTTATCGTTACAGCGGTCGATTGCGCCGGATAACGCAATGCACAGGTTGCAGATGTATGGTTACGCGGAGCATCAACAATGACGTTATAGCCCTCGAACCGATATTGAGCTGATACGGCAAGCTGTAAGAAAAGAAGACAAGCGGCGGTAAACAATAGCGTTTTCAACATAATGCAAGATTATCGCGCAAACGGTGCGAAAACGTCGAAGAGCCGTCCGGCGACGCTAATTGAAGAGCGAAGGAGCTTTTTCGGGAAGCACAATGTCGAAGTGTTCGCAGGCAAGGCGCGTAGCAATGCGTCCGCGGGGCGTTCGGTCGATGAAACCGATCTGGAGCAGAT
Proteins encoded in this region:
- the gyrA gene encoding DNA gyrase subunit A, which gives rise to MDSLLERNQINIEDEMRRSYLDYAMSVIIGRALPDVRDGLKPVHRRVLWAMSELGNTHGKPYKKSARVVGDTIGKYHPHGDTAVYDTVVRLAQDFSLRYPLVDGQGNFGSIDGDNPAAMRYTEVRLQKIANEVLADIEKETVDFQPNYDDSLSEPKVLPTRIPLLLVNGSEGIAVGMATKIPPHNLTEILDGTIALLNDHTLTVDDLIKFIPGPDFPTAGFIYGREGIVSAYKTGRGIIQMRAKAVVDEIGRGERTRNAIVVTEIPYQINKAKLHERIAELVHERKLDGVSEVRDESSREGMRLVIELKRDAIPQVILNKLYKLTPMQSSFGIINIAIVDGQPKLLTLKDMLAAFIEFRREVVRRRTEFDLKKAQARAHILEGLNKAIDALDHIIPLIRNSRSVDEARRWLTADFSTLDEVQKWRGIAGSKTDEQFRKELRKIIASLEFSEIQAQAILDLQLRRLSALERQKILDEYEEIIRYIAELENILANESVLRQVIIDELSEIKKAYGDARRTTIVDAGVDLKIEDLIADEEVAITVTKAGYIKRTPVSTYSRQGRGGKGRLGATAKNDDFVEHLFTASTHDALMIFTDDGQVFKIKVHEIPEAAAAARGKAVVNLVQLSQERKMVATMAVRDFTEEIYLTMVTRNGVIKKTALREFQNIRANGINAINIDEGDELIEVIRTDGKQHIFVATHDGMAVRFKETDVRPMGRAARGVRGVNLRGGDYVVSVCAVLPDGSEKVLSVSEKGFGKQTTVDSYRLTKRGGIGVINMKTTDKTGKVVAAFPVADDSEIMIITQQAKLIRLGVDKIRETGRSAQGVTLIKCGEDDLVTSASLLAADEE